Proteins encoded together in one Triticum dicoccoides isolate Atlit2015 ecotype Zavitan chromosome 7B, WEW_v2.0, whole genome shotgun sequence window:
- the LOC119342007 gene encoding G-type lectin S-receptor-like serine/threonine-protein kinase SD2-5, whose amino-acid sequence MYPPKILILLFVLPLTFSSSRLAMSKSFALNVELGTIWRNNPSLLHNISPDDNFSMRIILPMDAFTTFISSSHDASIPSFACGFFCAGAVATCDDYIFSIFFVSVYSFKDVVYLHSPEVVWSANRDRPVKENASVQLTELGDLVLCDADGTLVWSTNTTEKSVAGMNLTSTGNLVLLNHANMELWRSFDHPTDTLVTGQVLQVGQKLMASTSMTNWASGKIYLTVLPDGMHAFAGTDTPLSYYRSPTGGTVMTNRSAYVALKNGSLEVFTSFRDTEAPDYQIKLPKDNYGLVFVRLEFDGHLRLYQMPNNSWLTSDLFDITDPCAYPLACGEYGICSNGQCSCPDAAIGQSGLFELIDPREPNRGCSPIDSVSCDSSQKPRLLSLPNINHFNGVYNWTTSEERCKLSCLNNCLCKASFFKHSDASTGYCFLASDIFSMISVKAGSYPSNFSSLAFVKVNRATRNFMLTQGKLAVVLAIGSSTFIAMVVVAVLVVLRRNMAEPLEDDDIIDQLPGLPARFSFMELKSATEDFSKVIGKGGSGSVFEGQICDKQVAVKRLDGINQGKREFLAEVQTIGSINHIYLVRLIGFCAEKSHRLLVYEYMPNGSLDRWIFQRHQEAPLDWKTRLRIITDVARGLAYLHSDCGETIVHLDIKPQNILLDEQFTAKVSDFGLAKLIDREQGSVMTRLRGTPGYLAPEWLTSVINEKVDVYSFGIVIMEIICGRSNLDYSQPEESRHLISMLQDKAKTDKLLDLINPRFTDMQCHLDEVSRMMNLAMWCLQVDSRRRPSMTEAVKFLDGAMDVETELDLDLVNLELMVANRAVRGNFAATLQIDSVLSGPR is encoded by the coding sequence ATGTATCCTCCAAAGATCTTGATCCTCCTTTTTGTTCTACCTTTAACTTTTTCTTCTTCCAGACTTGCCATGAGCAAATCCTTTGCTTTGAATGTTGAGCTTGGCACCATATGGCGAAATAATCCCTCGCTCCTCCACAACATTTCTCCAGATGATAACTTCTCTATGCGCATCATCCTCCCTATGGATGCGTTCACGACTTTTATTAGTAGCTCGCATGATGCTAGCATTCCTTCATTTGCCTGCGGCTTCTTCTGTGCAGGGGCTGTGGCTACCTGTGATGACTACATCTTTTCCATCTTCTTTGTCAGTGTATATAGCTTCAAAGATGTAGTTTATTTACATTCGCCAGAGGTGGTCTGGTCTGCCAACCGTGATCGCCCAGTCAAAGAGAATGCTAGTGTTCAACTTACTGAACTTGGGGATTTGGTGCTCTGTGACGCTGATGGAACACTGGTTTGGTCTACCAATACAACGGAGAAGTCTGTTGCTGGCATGAATCTTACCAGCACAGGCAATCTGGTGCTGTTAAATCATGCGAATATGGAGCTCTGGAGGTCTTTTGATCACCCGACTGACACACTTGTCACTGGGCAGGTTCTACAAGTGGGGCAGAAGCTCATGGCAAGCACCTCGATGACCAACTGGGCCAGTGGAAAAATTTATCTCACTGTCCTTCCTGATGGCATGCATGCATTTGCAGGAACTGATACTCCTCTATCATACTatcggagcccgactggtggaactgTCATGACAAACAGGTCAGCATACGTTGCACTCAAGAATGGCAGCCTGGAGGTGTTCACTTCTTTCCGGGATACAGAGGCACCGGATTACCAGATCAAGCTGCCCAAGGATAACTATGGGCTGGTGTTTGTGAGGCTAGAGTTCGATGGGCACCTGAGGTTATATCAGATGCCAAACAACAGTTGGTTGACTTCAGATCTTTTTGATATAACTGATCCTTGTGCTTATCCTCTAGCTTGTGGCGAATATGGTATTTGTTCAAATGGACAGTGCAGCTGTCCTGATGCTGCCATTGGCCAATCCGGATTATTTGAACTAATTGATCCAAGGGAGCCTAATCGTGGCTGCTCACCAATAGATTCAGTATCATGTGATTCGTCACAGAAGCCTAGGCTTCTTTCCCTTCCCAACATCAATCACTTCAACGGCGTCTACAATTGGACAACAAGCGAAGAGCGGTGCAAATTATCATGCTTGAATAACTGTTTGTGTAAGGCTTCATTTTTCAAGCATTCCGATGCCTCTACTGGTTACTGTTTTCTGGCATCTGACATCTTCTCCATGATAAGTGTAAAAGCTGGAAGTTACCCGAGCAATTTTAGTTCTCTGGCATTTGTTAAAGTTAACAGAGCTACCCGCAACTTCATGCTAACTCAAGGAAAATTAGCCGTTGTATTAGCCATTGGCTCTTCAACTTTTATTGCTATGGTTGTTGTTGCAGTGCTTGTAGTTTTACGAAGAAACATGGCAGAACCATTAGAAGATGATGACATTATCGATCAGTTACCAGGGCTACCTGCAAGATTTTCTTTTATGGAGTTGAAGTCAGCAACTGAAGATTTCTCAAAAGTGATTGGGAAAGGAGGATCTGGTTCTGTTTTTGAAGGACAGATTTGTGATAAGCAGGTTGCTGTGAAAAGATTGGATGGCATTAATCAAGGGAAAAGGGAATTTTTAGCAGAGGTTCAGACTATTGGAAGCATCAACCACATATATTTGGTGAGGCTAATTGGATTTTGTGCTGAAAAGTCGCATAGGCTTCTTGTCTATGAATACATGCCAAATGGATCTTTGGATAGGTGGATTTTCCAAAGGCACCAAGAAGCACCACTTGATTGGAAAACCAGATTGAGGATCATCACTGATGTAGCAAGGGGATTAGCTTATCTTCACAGTGACTGCGGGGAAACAATCGTTCATCTAGACATCAAGCCACAAAATATCCTTTTGGATGAGCAATTCACTGCCAAGGTATCTGACTTCGGTCTTGCCAAGCTAATTGATCGCGAGCAGGGCAGTGTCATGACTAGATTGAGAGGCACACCAGGTTACTTGGCtcctgagtggttgacatctgtgatCAACGAAAAGGTTGATGTGTATAGCTTTGGCATTGTTATCATGGAAATTATTTGCGGTAGAAGTAATTTGGATTATTCACAGCCTGAAGAAAGCCGTCATCTCATCAGCATGCTGCAGGACAAGGCCAAAACTGACAAGCTGTTGGACCTTATCAATCCGCGCTTCACTGATATGCAATGTCATTTGGATGAAGTGTCGCGCATGATGAATCTGGCAATGTGGTGCCTGCAGGTTGACAGCCGTCGACGGCCTTCCATGACCGAAGCCGTCAAATTCCTGGATGGTGCAATGGATGTCGAAACCGAACTTGATTTGGACCTGGTAAATCTGGAACTAATGGTGGCAAATAGAGCGGTCCGTGGGAACTTTGCCGCAACTCTGCAGATAGACTCCGTCCTTTCAGGACCAAGGTGA